In Agromyces archimandritae, one genomic interval encodes:
- a CDS encoding GNAT family N-acetyltransferase, translated as MSDAEPAPHRAEELADAADFVAAGELYRRVFGYDPASFALNANLLSALVRNGGSAVGVRDAGGRLIGFAYGFPASDGHGAYHYSQAAVIDPAHQGRGIGRLLKERQRLVALASGATRMRWAFDPALARNAHFNFDVLGAHGAAFVEDYYHRPGSDRIVAEWPIAVPDPYAAVRAVEPPAGLAAAEVAVPVEIEGRRWMPVPADPAVAAVPRLAERVRGGMRALYEDGFVLVSCVRLGTATSAYLAVPAASAPAAAASEPGPDASTPGTTASTPGTTRAGHGPASTPGAQRPSTPGGTT; from the coding sequence GTGAGTGATGCCGAGCCCGCCCCCCACCGTGCCGAGGAGCTCGCCGATGCCGCCGATTTCGTCGCGGCCGGCGAGCTGTACCGTCGGGTGTTCGGGTACGACCCGGCGTCGTTCGCCCTGAACGCGAACCTGCTGAGCGCGCTCGTGCGCAACGGCGGCTCCGCCGTGGGCGTGCGGGACGCCGGCGGGCGGCTCATCGGCTTCGCCTACGGGTTCCCGGCGAGCGACGGGCACGGCGCGTACCACTACTCGCAGGCCGCCGTCATCGACCCCGCCCACCAGGGCCGCGGAATCGGCCGCCTGCTCAAGGAGCGGCAGCGGCTCGTCGCGCTCGCCTCCGGTGCCACCCGTATGCGCTGGGCCTTCGACCCGGCGCTCGCGCGCAACGCCCACTTCAACTTCGACGTGCTGGGCGCCCACGGCGCCGCCTTCGTCGAGGACTACTACCACCGCCCGGGCAGCGACCGCATCGTCGCCGAATGGCCGATCGCCGTGCCCGACCCCTACGCCGCCGTGCGCGCCGTCGAACCGCCCGCGGGGCTCGCCGCCGCCGAGGTCGCCGTGCCCGTCGAGATCGAGGGCCGGCGGTGGATGCCCGTTCCCGCCGACCCGGCCGTCGCCGCCGTGCCGCGGCTCGCCGAACGCGTGCGGGGCGGCATGCGCGCCCTCTACGAGGACGGCTTCGTGCTCGTCAGCTGCGTGCGGCTCGGCACGGCGACCTCCGCCTACCTCGCGGTGCCTGCGGCATCCGCACCCGCCGCTGCGGCCTCCGAACCCGGCCCCGACGCATCCACACCCGGCACCACGGCATCCACCCCCGGCACCACCCGGGCCGGCCACGGCCCGGCATCCACCCCCGGCGCGCAGCGCCCATCCACCCCGGGAGGCACCACGTGA
- a CDS encoding type 1 glutamine amidotransferase, protein MSAGVDAAGGAAAGAGACAAASEGRAAASAAPPRVLVVQNSPSSGPRRLAGWLEEAGLDLEVRHGADGLPASIAGYAGLVMLGGGFMPDDLARAPWLAAERALAAEAIAADLPTLGICLGGQLLADVAGGQVRAAHGMPERGATEIRATDAGAADAVIGALAPAAHVIENHQDMITALPAGAVLLASSAACEVQAFRLGRHVRGLQFHPEAGAEDLLRWDEAALSAEGISRDSLVDAARAVEPDSAARCAALAAAFAAEVRAA, encoded by the coding sequence GTGAGCGCGGGTGTGGATGCCGCGGGCGGCGCTGCCGCGGGCGCGGGCGCTTGCGCCGCAGCCTCGGAGGGGCGCGCCGCGGCATCCGCTGCGCCGCCCCGCGTGCTCGTCGTGCAGAACAGCCCGTCGAGCGGGCCGCGCCGCCTCGCCGGCTGGCTCGAAGAGGCCGGCCTCGACCTCGAGGTGCGGCACGGGGCCGACGGCCTGCCGGCATCCATCGCCGGGTATGCGGGCCTCGTCATGCTCGGCGGCGGATTCATGCCCGACGACCTCGCCCGCGCCCCCTGGCTCGCCGCGGAGCGTGCGCTCGCGGCCGAGGCGATCGCCGCCGACCTGCCGACGCTCGGCATCTGCCTCGGCGGGCAGCTCCTCGCCGACGTCGCCGGCGGGCAGGTGCGCGCCGCCCATGGCATGCCCGAGCGCGGCGCGACCGAGATCCGTGCGACGGATGCCGGTGCAGCCGACGCCGTGATCGGCGCCCTCGCGCCGGCCGCGCACGTCATCGAGAATCACCAGGACATGATCACCGCGCTGCCGGCGGGCGCCGTGCTGCTCGCATCGAGCGCGGCCTGCGAGGTCCAGGCGTTCCGGCTCGGGCGCCACGTGCGGGGCCTGCAGTTCCACCCGGAGGCCGGCGCCGAAGACCTGCTGCGCTGGGACGAGGCGGCGCTTTCCGCTGAGGGCATCTCCCGCGATTCCCTGGTGGATGCCGCCCGCGCCGTCGAACCCGACTCCGCCGCCCGCTGCGCCGCGCTCGCGGCGGCTTTCGCCGCCGAGGTCCGCGCCGCCTGA
- a CDS encoding ISL3 family transposase, with amino-acid sequence MPDATHCADARPGSSAAYCDRCDLLVGLDGLRVTGVEHRSDGVLVIDVESPPGPVGCPGCGVVAESAGRKALVLKDAPMGTRPVRVRWRKRRWRCRQDGCEVRAFTEQNPAVAAPNAILTARAVAWAVTQMRRENASVRGVARQLRVAWGTVWTHVEAELQRREKDPGRFDGVEVLGVDEHLWHHVSTKPVAEGGRGPKELTGMVDLTRDASGHVRARLLDLVPGRSSKAYADWIKERTPEFRTGVKIAALDPFAGYKKALDDELDDATAVLDAFHVVKLGTAAVDEVRRRVQQDTLGHRGRKGDPLYGIRNILRAGRDRLTDKQRSRLETAFARQEEHIEVEVAWHAAQQLRDAYKHPDLTEGRKIALAVLGSFPSCPIPEIARLGKTLNQWRDAFLAYWATNRSSNGGTEAVNGLIELARRVARGFRNYDNYRLRMLLIAGGLDTPAPT; translated from the coding sequence GTGCCCGATGCTACCCACTGCGCTGATGCGCGCCCAGGTTCCTCTGCTGCTTACTGTGATCGTTGCGACCTGCTCGTCGGGCTCGACGGGCTCCGCGTCACCGGGGTCGAGCACCGCAGTGACGGTGTACTCGTCATCGATGTCGAGTCGCCGCCGGGGCCGGTGGGCTGCCCGGGGTGCGGGGTGGTCGCGGAATCGGCGGGACGGAAGGCACTTGTTCTGAAGGACGCCCCGATGGGCACTCGGCCGGTGCGGGTGAGGTGGCGAAAGCGCCGCTGGCGGTGTCGCCAGGACGGATGCGAGGTGCGCGCGTTCACGGAGCAGAACCCGGCTGTTGCCGCCCCGAACGCGATCTTGACGGCCCGCGCGGTGGCCTGGGCGGTGACGCAGATGCGACGTGAGAACGCGTCGGTGCGCGGTGTCGCTCGGCAGCTGCGGGTCGCGTGGGGCACCGTCTGGACGCACGTGGAAGCCGAGTTGCAGCGGCGCGAGAAAGACCCGGGCCGGTTCGATGGCGTCGAGGTGCTCGGCGTGGACGAGCACCTCTGGCACCACGTCTCCACCAAGCCCGTCGCCGAGGGCGGCCGAGGCCCGAAAGAACTGACCGGGATGGTCGATCTCACCCGCGACGCGTCCGGTCACGTCAGGGCGCGGCTGCTCGATCTGGTGCCGGGCCGGTCCTCGAAGGCATACGCCGACTGGATCAAGGAACGCACGCCGGAGTTCCGGACCGGCGTCAAGATCGCCGCTCTTGACCCGTTCGCCGGATACAAGAAGGCCCTCGACGACGAGCTCGACGATGCCACCGCTGTGCTGGATGCGTTCCACGTCGTCAAGCTCGGCACCGCTGCGGTTGACGAGGTCCGCCGCCGAGTCCAGCAGGACACCCTCGGACACCGCGGCCGCAAGGGCGACCCGCTCTACGGGATCCGCAACATCCTCCGCGCCGGAAGAGACCGACTCACCGACAAGCAAAGGAGCCGACTCGAAACCGCGTTCGCCCGACAGGAAGAGCACATCGAGGTCGAAGTCGCCTGGCACGCCGCTCAGCAACTCCGCGACGCCTACAAGCACCCAGACCTCACGGAGGGACGCAAGATCGCGCTGGCCGTTCTCGGATCATTCCCCTCGTGCCCGATCCCGGAGATCGCCCGGCTCGGGAAGACACTGAACCAGTGGCGTGACGCATTCCTCGCGTACTGGGCGACGAACCGGTCATCCAACGGTGGCACCGAAGCCGTGAACGGACTCATCGAGCTCGCCCGCCGGGTCGCCCGCGGATTCCGCAACTACGACAACTACAGACTCAGAATGCTCCTCATCGCCGGCGGCCTCGATACCCCCGCCCCCACCTAA
- a CDS encoding C45 family autoproteolytic acyltransferase/hydolase — translation MIHENEPVAGLAWTVFAGDRETVFHELGARFAAEIREARERPGGQWERLVARTDGTAAGERVDAVIAATRRHCPVESAELDAMAAGAGIRTRELWTYNLRGDFGRDGTGCSDLVLGGVDAAGRPRLVLGHNEDGDGDLAGTVRLVTLRIEGDPDVTAVWYPGFVPANAFVATSAGVVWGMDHLPVVAAELAGAGRHLLARHAQRQPTGAAGLDAVRRIPCAGGFAFNVAGAGFATTVENAAGVIGEAESASGCRWHTNHLRYVGAGAAGLEPGGDDPWLAESRTRGAALATAAGHAASTPEVLSALRSPGVLNRSADIFTFVTAVADLVGDRIALQGEGAAWTGELGAFASGEARAA, via the coding sequence GTGATCCACGAGAACGAGCCCGTCGCGGGCCTGGCCTGGACGGTGTTCGCCGGCGACCGCGAGACCGTCTTCCACGAGCTGGGTGCGCGCTTCGCCGCCGAGATCCGCGAGGCCCGCGAGCGGCCCGGCGGGCAGTGGGAGCGGCTCGTGGCCCGCACCGACGGCACGGCGGCGGGCGAGCGGGTGGATGCCGTGATCGCGGCGACCCGCCGGCACTGCCCCGTGGAGTCGGCCGAGCTCGACGCGATGGCGGCGGGCGCCGGCATCCGCACCCGGGAGCTCTGGACGTACAACCTGCGCGGCGACTTCGGCCGCGACGGCACGGGCTGCAGCGATCTCGTGCTCGGGGGAGTGGATGCCGCGGGCCGCCCGCGTCTCGTGCTCGGCCACAACGAGGACGGCGACGGCGACCTCGCCGGCACGGTGCGGCTCGTCACGCTCCGCATCGAGGGCGACCCCGATGTGACCGCGGTCTGGTACCCGGGTTTCGTGCCGGCGAACGCCTTCGTCGCGACGTCGGCGGGCGTCGTCTGGGGCATGGACCATCTGCCGGTCGTCGCCGCCGAGCTCGCCGGCGCGGGCCGGCATCTGCTCGCGCGGCATGCGCAACGGCAGCCGACGGGGGCGGCCGGGCTCGACGCGGTGCGGCGCATCCCGTGCGCGGGCGGGTTCGCGTTCAACGTCGCCGGCGCCGGGTTCGCGACGACGGTCGAGAACGCGGCGGGGGTCATCGGCGAGGCCGAATCCGCGAGTGGATGCCGGTGGCACACGAACCACCTGCGCTACGTCGGGGCGGGCGCCGCCGGCCTCGAACCCGGCGGCGACGACCCGTGGCTCGCCGAGAGCCGCACCCGGGGCGCGGCGCTCGCCACGGCGGCGGGGCACGCGGCATCCACACCCGAGGTGCTCTCGGCCCTGCGCTCGCCGGGCGTGCTGAACCGCTCGGCCGACATCTTCACCTTCGTCACGGCCGTCGCAGACCTCGTCGGCGACCGCATCGCCCTACAGGGCGAGGGTGCGGCGTGGACGGGCGAGCTCGGCGCCTTCGCGTCGGGGGAGGCGCGGGCCGCGTAG
- the menC gene encoding o-succinylbenzoate synthase, with translation MRITRIELHEVRLPLVHGFETSSHRKTSLTHILVEAHDASGVVGWGEIASPSGPYFTSETNETAWEVGNRYLAPAVLGTEWGYPDELEAAWAKIRGHEFAKAGFAGAAWDLWSRAEGVPLARALGATRTEVEAGVSLGIEPTFDELLAQVQRQVDAGYGRVKLKIAPGWDVEPVRLVREAFPDLVLHVDANGVYRSDDETMAHLSSLDADGLAMIEQPFAPRDFTGHARFQSRIETPVCLDESVVALDDLRTMLALDAGRVLNIKVSRMGGPGVARAAHDLARDAGVPVWCGGMHEFGIGRAVNVAVSALPGFSYPSDVSGSDKYYARDIVTPPIVAHGGIVQVPTTPGIGHEVDAGFLAEQRLRHARVDAAGEAAAGAAPAAAPTDAAAAAAPTDGGAAPDGRPAASTPRIVVVMVDDLAEGVPPVAAEFREVDPAEPQLSVQDLGPTRGDGVFETVGVKGGRLFALGPHLARFAKSARMLELPAPKLEVWERAIRHAVAAHGGEDIAAKFVMTRGIEGTGVPVGWVTVFESGDFARPRTEGVSVVTLDRGYRSDVAETSPWLLQGAKSLSYAVNKAVLREAARRDAEDVIFVSSDGYVLEGPSSTVLMRFGDEFVTPAARQGILEGTTLGTAIAFLAGEGFEVRHEQVPVSRLADAEGLWLLSSTRRAAPINRLDGEARPVDRDLTERLQSALADAPEGIG, from the coding sequence ATGAGAATCACCCGCATCGAGCTCCACGAGGTGCGCCTGCCGCTCGTGCACGGCTTCGAGACCAGCTCGCACCGCAAGACGAGCCTGACGCACATCCTCGTCGAGGCCCACGACGCATCCGGCGTCGTCGGCTGGGGCGAGATCGCGAGCCCGAGCGGTCCGTACTTCACCTCGGAGACGAACGAGACGGCGTGGGAGGTCGGCAACCGCTATCTCGCGCCGGCCGTGCTCGGCACCGAGTGGGGCTACCCCGACGAGCTCGAGGCGGCGTGGGCGAAGATCCGCGGGCACGAATTCGCGAAGGCCGGCTTCGCCGGTGCCGCCTGGGATCTGTGGTCGCGTGCCGAGGGCGTGCCGCTCGCGCGGGCGCTCGGCGCGACCCGCACGGAGGTCGAGGCGGGCGTCTCGCTCGGCATCGAGCCGACGTTCGACGAGCTGCTGGCGCAGGTGCAGCGGCAGGTGGATGCCGGCTACGGCCGCGTCAAGCTGAAGATCGCCCCCGGGTGGGATGTCGAGCCGGTGCGTCTGGTGCGCGAGGCGTTCCCGGATCTCGTGCTGCACGTCGACGCGAACGGCGTGTACCGCTCCGACGACGAGACGATGGCGCATCTCTCCTCGCTCGACGCCGACGGCCTTGCGATGATCGAGCAGCCCTTCGCGCCGCGCGACTTCACGGGTCACGCCCGCTTCCAGTCCCGCATCGAGACGCCGGTCTGCCTCGACGAGTCGGTCGTCGCCCTCGACGATCTGCGCACGATGCTCGCCCTGGACGCCGGCCGGGTGCTGAACATCAAGGTCTCCCGCATGGGCGGCCCCGGCGTGGCGCGCGCTGCGCACGACCTCGCCCGCGATGCCGGCGTGCCGGTGTGGTGCGGCGGCATGCACGAGTTCGGCATCGGCCGTGCCGTGAACGTCGCCGTGTCGGCCCTGCCCGGTTTCTCGTACCCGTCCGACGTGTCGGGCTCCGACAAGTACTACGCGCGCGACATCGTCACGCCGCCGATCGTCGCCCACGGCGGCATCGTGCAGGTGCCGACGACGCCCGGCATCGGGCACGAGGTGGATGCCGGCTTCCTCGCCGAGCAGCGGCTGCGCCACGCGCGAGTGGATGCCGCGGGCGAGGCCGCGGCCGGCGCCGCCCCGGCGGCCGCGCCCACCGATGCCGCTGCCGCGGCCGCGCCCACCGATGGCGGCGCCGCCCCGGACGGGCGTCCCGCGGCATCCACCCCCCGCATCGTCGTCGTCATGGTCGACGACCTCGCCGAGGGCGTGCCGCCCGTCGCCGCCGAGTTCCGCGAGGTCGACCCGGCCGAGCCGCAGCTCTCGGTGCAGGACCTCGGGCCGACCCGCGGCGACGGCGTCTTCGAGACCGTCGGCGTGAAGGGCGGCCGCCTGTTCGCCCTCGGCCCGCACCTGGCGCGGTTCGCGAAATCGGCGCGGATGCTCGAGCTGCCCGCGCCGAAGCTCGAGGTGTGGGAGCGGGCGATCCGCCACGCCGTCGCGGCCCACGGCGGCGAGGACATCGCCGCGAAGTTCGTCATGACCCGCGGCATCGAGGGCACCGGCGTCCCGGTCGGCTGGGTGACCGTGTTCGAATCCGGCGACTTCGCCCGCCCCCGTACCGAGGGCGTCTCGGTCGTCACCCTCGACCGCGGCTACCGCAGCGACGTCGCCGAGACCTCGCCGTGGCTGCTGCAGGGTGCGAAATCCCTCTCGTACGCCGTCAACAAGGCGGTGCTGCGCGAAGCGGCCCGCCGCGACGCCGAAGACGTCATCTTCGTCTCGAGCGACGGATACGTGCTCGAAGGCCCCAGCTCGACCGTGCTCATGCGCTTCGGCGACGAGTTCGTGACGCCCGCTGCCCGGCAGGGCATCCTCGAGGGCACGACCCTCGGCACGGCGATCGCGTTCCTCGCCGGCGAGGGCTTCGAGGTGCGCCACGAGCAGGTGCCGGTGTCGCGGCTCGCGGATGCCGAGGGGCTCTGGTTGCTGTCGAGCACCCGCCGCGCGGCGCCGATCAACCGGCTCGACGGCGAGGCGCGGCCCGTCGACCGCGACCTCACCGAACGGCTGCAGTCCGCGCTCGCCGACGCACCGGAGGGCATCGGATGA
- a CDS encoding C39 family peptidase, which yields MPRYAQYPHRGEYPEYGGGGEAWCSPSSVAMVRAAWGRAPGAAELAGIHAPNGDAQVPYTAIRAYDHAYRGTGNWAFSAAAAAGDGLEAYVDRFADLAEAERMLAAGIPLIGSVSFTREQLPEAGYATAGHLLVIRGVTEAGDVIVNDPAAASNEGVRRVYPRAAFEAAWRRGSGGVAYVVRPAAPGVSGRTGA from the coding sequence GTGCCGCGGTATGCGCAGTATCCGCACCGGGGCGAGTACCCCGAGTACGGCGGGGGCGGCGAGGCCTGGTGCTCGCCGAGCTCGGTCGCGATGGTGCGCGCCGCGTGGGGGCGTGCGCCGGGTGCGGCGGAGCTCGCCGGCATCCACGCCCCGAACGGGGATGCGCAGGTGCCGTACACGGCGATCCGCGCCTACGATCACGCCTATCGCGGCACGGGAAACTGGGCGTTCAGCGCGGCCGCGGCCGCCGGCGACGGGCTCGAGGCCTACGTCGACCGTTTCGCCGATCTCGCCGAGGCGGAGCGGATGCTCGCGGCCGGCATTCCGCTGATCGGCTCGGTGTCGTTCACCCGGGAGCAGTTGCCGGAGGCCGGCTATGCGACGGCCGGGCACCTGCTCGTCATCCGCGGCGTCACCGAGGCGGGCGACGTCATCGTGAACGACCCGGCGGCCGCCTCGAACGAGGGGGTGCGCCGTGTCTACCCGCGCGCCGCCTTCGAGGCCGCCTGGCGGCGCGGCAGCGGCGGCGTCGCCTACGTGGTGCGCCCCGCAGCGCCGGGCGTCAGCGGGCGAACAGGAGCGTGA
- a CDS encoding MurR/RpiR family transcriptional regulator, whose product MTENRALSSPQARYGERLRRNVSATALQERVMDAETASLAHTFERLRADAALPDAAAILLGARRKYIAGEGKSAAYAALLNADLASTVPNVYFVDGHALTTLTVLSDVRPSDVLVLFSMRRYRRETVTLGRLFHEAGGSLVVVTDREDAPLAEYADSLIVVDTGSASYADSPTAIAAVCHLLSALTTASAKGARRRLAVRDELLDDLALYE is encoded by the coding sequence GTGACCGAGAACCGCGCCCTCTCCTCCCCGCAGGCCCGCTACGGCGAACGGCTGCGGCGCAACGTCTCGGCGACGGCCCTGCAGGAACGGGTCATGGATGCCGAGACCGCATCGCTCGCGCACACCTTCGAGCGGCTGCGGGCCGATGCCGCGCTGCCCGATGCGGCCGCGATCCTGCTCGGCGCCCGCCGGAAGTACATCGCCGGCGAGGGCAAATCGGCCGCCTATGCGGCGCTGCTGAACGCCGACCTGGCCAGCACCGTGCCGAACGTGTACTTCGTCGACGGGCACGCGCTGACGACCCTCACCGTGCTGAGCGATGTGCGGCCGAGCGATGTGCTCGTGCTGTTCTCGATGCGCCGCTACCGGCGCGAGACGGTCACCCTCGGCCGCCTCTTCCACGAGGCCGGCGGCAGCCTCGTCGTCGTCACCGACCGCGAGGACGCGCCGCTTGCCGAATACGCCGACTCCCTCATCGTCGTCGACACCGGGTCGGCCTCCTACGCCGATTCGCCGACGGCGATCGCCGCCGTCTGCCACCTGCTGTCGGCGCTCACCACGGCGAGCGCGAAGGGCGCCCGCCGCCGCCTCGCCGTCCGCGACGAACTCCTCGACGACCTCGCCCTGTACGAATAA
- a CDS encoding M20/M25/M40 family metallo-hydrolase, whose translation MTPEEATTLAAAARPSAFERVRTLVGIESPTGDRAASERITALIADWFAPLGEVQRIEVEAGVHLVIDVPGVDAGAAAEGAAGSAGAAPDAGRAGASTEAPLLVVGHTDTVWPAGTLDGELPWSVDGDTVTGPGVFDMKSGIVVALTALELLADRPRRPVRLVLNCDEEIGSPSSAELVVAEARRASAVIAFESPHPDGALKVGRAGSTRVRLAVHGRSAHAALDPEAGISAIDELVDQLLAVRRIVDDTHAAGGRVLCNIGTITGGTRANVVPDEAAAEIGLRFFDGDTEERVLTALAGLTPVRAGARLDVETLSRRPAWAATDADRALLTGLEACASALGHPLGGRPAAGAGDANLTGAAGVPTVDGLGPRGGGAHAPGEHMSLASFEERIALVTLLFAR comes from the coding sequence GTGACCCCTGAAGAGGCGACAACCCTCGCCGCCGCGGCGCGGCCCAGCGCGTTCGAGCGCGTGCGCACGCTCGTCGGCATCGAGTCGCCCACCGGCGACCGAGCCGCCAGCGAACGCATCACGGCGCTCATCGCCGACTGGTTCGCCCCGCTCGGCGAGGTGCAGCGCATCGAGGTCGAGGCGGGCGTGCACCTCGTGATCGACGTGCCGGGGGTGGATGCCGGCGCGGCAGCCGAGGGCGCCGCCGGGTCGGCCGGCGCCGCACCCGATGCCGGGCGCGCCGGGGCATCCACCGAGGCGCCCCTGCTCGTCGTCGGCCACACCGACACCGTGTGGCCGGCCGGAACCCTCGACGGCGAACTGCCCTGGTCGGTCGACGGCGACACCGTCACCGGCCCCGGCGTCTTCGACATGAAGAGCGGCATCGTCGTCGCCCTCACCGCGCTCGAACTCCTCGCCGACCGGCCCCGCCGCCCCGTGCGCCTCGTGCTGAACTGCGACGAGGAGATCGGCTCGCCGAGCTCGGCCGAGCTCGTCGTCGCCGAAGCCCGCCGCGCATCCGCCGTCATCGCCTTCGAATCGCCGCACCCCGACGGCGCCCTGAAGGTCGGGCGGGCCGGCAGCACCCGGGTGCGCCTGGCCGTCCACGGTCGCAGCGCGCACGCCGCCCTCGACCCCGAAGCCGGCATCTCGGCGATCGACGAACTCGTCGACCAGCTGCTCGCCGTGCGCCGCATCGTCGACGACACCCATGCCGCCGGCGGCCGTGTGCTCTGCAACATCGGCACGATCACCGGCGGCACCCGCGCGAACGTCGTGCCCGACGAGGCCGCCGCCGAGATCGGGCTGCGCTTCTTCGACGGCGACACCGAGGAGCGCGTGCTCACCGCACTCGCCGGTCTCACCCCCGTGCGCGCGGGCGCCCGGCTCGACGTCGAGACGCTGAGCCGCAGGCCGGCATGGGCGGCGACGGATGCCGACCGCGCACTGCTGACCGGGCTCGAGGCCTGTGCCAGCGCGCTCGGGCATCCACTCGGGGGCAGGCCCGCCGCAGGCGCCGGCGACGCGAACCTCACCGGCGCGGCCGGCGTGCCCACCGTCGACGGCCTCGGCCCCCGCGGCGGCGGCGCGCACGCACCCGGCGAGCACATGAGCCTCGCCTCCTTCGAGGAGCGCATCGCGCTCGTCACGCTCCTGTTCGCCCGCTGA
- a CDS encoding dipeptidase, with protein sequence MTDAIPVFDGHNDLPWTARTERGYSVEGIDDTRLTVHTDIPKLRAGGVAAQFWSAYVHTDLSGPGVVTATLEQIDFIHRMAARYPEAFRIAATADAARAAIADGRIASMIGVEGGHQIDDSLAVLRSYARLGARYLTLTWNAHTSWADTAALPPEHGGLTGFGREVVAEMNRIGMLVDLAHVSTDTARDALDASTLPVIVSHSGAAALNPHPRNQPDDVIARVAAGGGVYMVAFVPSFLTVERYEWVLAGEDGPAPVVTIADVADHVDHVREVAGIDAVGLGADYDGTDAMPEGLGSVADYPALFDELRRRGWSDAELVKLGSGNVLRVIDASDGAYRAFLAEGAA encoded by the coding sequence ATGACCGACGCGATCCCCGTCTTCGACGGGCACAACGACCTGCCGTGGACGGCCCGCACCGAGCGCGGATACTCCGTCGAGGGCATCGACGACACTCGCCTCACGGTGCACACCGACATCCCGAAACTGCGCGCAGGCGGCGTCGCCGCGCAGTTCTGGTCGGCGTACGTGCACACCGACCTCAGCGGGCCCGGCGTCGTGACGGCGACCCTGGAGCAGATCGACTTCATCCACCGCATGGCCGCCCGCTACCCCGAGGCGTTCCGCATCGCGGCGACGGCGGATGCCGCCCGCGCCGCCATCGCCGACGGCCGCATCGCCTCGATGATCGGCGTCGAGGGCGGCCACCAGATCGACGACTCCCTCGCCGTGCTGCGCAGCTACGCCCGCCTCGGCGCCCGCTACCTGACGCTCACCTGGAACGCGCACACCTCCTGGGCCGACACGGCCGCCCTCCCGCCCGAGCACGGCGGACTCACCGGCTTCGGCCGCGAGGTCGTCGCCGAGATGAACCGCATCGGCATGCTCGTCGACCTCGCGCACGTCTCGACCGACACCGCCCGCGACGCCCTCGACGCATCCACCCTGCCCGTCATCGTCAGCCACTCCGGCGCCGCCGCCCTGAACCCCCACCCCCGCAACCAGCCCGACGACGTCATCGCCCGCGTCGCCGCCGGCGGCGGGGTGTACATGGTCGCGTTCGTGCCATCGTTCCTCACGGTCGAGCGTTACGAGTGGGTGCTCGCCGGCGAAGACGGGCCCGCGCCCGTCGTCACGATCGCCGACGTCGCCGACCACGTGGACCATGTCCGCGAGGTCGCCGGCATCGACGCCGTCGGCCTCGGCGCCGACTACGACGGAACCGACGCCATGCCCGAAGGCCTCGGTTCCGTCGCCGACTACCCGGCGCTCTTCGACGAGCTGCGCCGCCGCGGCTGGAGCGACGCCGAACTCGTCAAGCTCGGCAGCGGCAACGTGCTCCGCGTCATCGACGCCTCCGACGGCGCGTACCGAGCCTTCCTCGCGGAGGGGGCGGCGTGA
- a CDS encoding serine hydrolase: MEFPEHDGLVWSATAFDLDDGEVLFAHETGRVLKTASIGKVFLLHTVLEEELAGRLSLDEPVTRRPSDWMDDSGLWYLMQASTLSIYDLCALIGAVSDNHATNTLVRRVGIEAVQASTEALGYRDSALHDMIRWPRPPGAPQTLSSGTAAELSDFVARLARKELLTPEACDMFRRWLGAGMDCSMVPSGFGLDPLAHDFFDRGLWVWNKTGTMSTVRADIGVVMSPERRVAYAVLANWAPGEDRRDEALAVMREAGLAIREHVLA; the protein is encoded by the coding sequence ATGGAGTTCCCCGAACACGACGGCCTGGTGTGGTCGGCGACGGCGTTCGACCTGGACGACGGCGAGGTGCTGTTCGCGCACGAGACGGGCCGGGTGCTGAAGACGGCGAGCATCGGCAAGGTGTTCCTGCTGCACACGGTGCTCGAGGAGGAGCTCGCCGGCCGGCTGAGCCTCGACGAACCGGTCACGCGCCGCCCGAGCGACTGGATGGACGACTCCGGCCTCTGGTACCTCATGCAGGCATCCACCCTGTCGATCTACGACCTCTGCGCCCTCATCGGCGCCGTCAGCGACAACCATGCGACGAACACCCTCGTGCGCCGCGTCGGCATCGAGGCGGTGCAGGCCTCGACCGAGGCGCTCGGCTACCGCGATTCGGCGCTGCACGACATGATCCGCTGGCCGCGGCCGCCCGGCGCCCCGCAGACCCTCTCCTCGGGCACGGCGGCCGAGCTGTCGGACTTCGTCGCGCGCCTGGCCCGCAAGGAGCTGCTGACGCCGGAGGCGTGCGACATGTTCCGCCGCTGGCTCGGTGCGGGCATGGACTGCTCGATGGTGCCCTCCGGCTTCGGCCTCGACCCCCTCGCGCACGACTTCTTCGACCGCGGCCTGTGGGTGTGGAACAAGACCGGCACCATGTCGACCGTGCGCGCCGACATCGGCGTCGTCATGTCGCCGGAACGCCGCGTCGCCTACGCCGTGCTCGCCAACTGGGCGCCGGGGGAGGACCGCCGCGACGAGGCCCTCGCCGTCATGCGCGAGGCGGGCCTGGCGATCCGGGAGCACGTGCTCGCGTGA